The Pseudomonas marvdashtae nucleotide sequence TGGTGCCAATTGATCGGGTCATCGATGAGTTGGGCCAGGACATACAGATTGAGGAAGTCGGCGAAGCATTGGCCGGTCAGATCATCATCGACATCCGTCACCCGGATGAAGCTGAGGACGACCCGCTGGATGTCGCCGGCATCGAGGTACAAACGATGCCGTTCTATGCAGTGAACGCGCGTTTCAAGGAACTGGACTCTACTCGCCAGTACCTGCTGTATTGCGACAAAGGCGTGATGAGTCGCCTGCATGCCCACCATTTGCTCAGTGAGGGGCATGCCAATGTGCGCGTTTATCGACCGAGCTAAGTGCCCGGGGCTGTTTGCCTGTGGCCTGCGTCACCGGCCCCCCGACGCCGCCGACACGCTGTAATTGTCGGACTCTACTGTAAATCGCTGCCACGACCTGTCAGCACACCGAATCCTCTGATCGAGATACACAAGTGATCGAAAATCTACGCAACATCGCCATCATTGCTCACGTTGACCATGGTAAGACCACCCTGGTAGACAAACTCTTGCGTCAATCCGGCACCCTGGAGCGCAACGAGCTCAACGACGAGCGCGTGATGGACTCCAACGACCAGGAAAAAGAGCGCGGTATTACCATCCTGGCGAAAAACACCGCCATCAACTGGAACGGCTACCACATCAACATCGTGGATACCCCGGGCCACGCCGACTTCGGCGGTGAAGTAGAGCGCGTGATGTCGATGGTCGACTCCGTGCTGCTGCTGGTCGACGCCCAGGACGGCCCTATGCCGCAAACCCGTTTCGTGACCAAGAAGGCTTTCGAAGCCGGCCTGCGTCCGATCGTGGTCATCAACAAGGTTGACCGTCCAGGCGCGCGTCCGGATTGGGTTCTGGACCAGATCTTCGACCTGTTCGACAACCTCGGTGCCACCGAAGAACAGCTGGACTTCAAAGTCGTCTACGCCTCGGCCCTGAACGGCATTGCCGGTCTGGACCACACCGCCATGGCTGAAGACATGACCCCGCTGTACCAGTCGATCGTCGACGACGTACCTGCGCCGAAAGTCGACCGTGACGGTCCGTTCCAGATGCAGATCTCGGCACTGGACTACAACAGCTTCCTGGGTGTTATCGGTGTTGGCCGTATCGCCCGTGGTCGCATCAAGCCGAACACCCCGGTGGTCGCCATCGACGCCGACGGCAAGCGCCGCAACGGTCGTATCCTCAAGCTGATGGGTCACCACGGCCTGCACCGCATCGACGTTGAAGAAGCAGCGGCCGGCGACATCGTCTGCATCAGCGGCTTCGACCAGCTGTTCATCTCCGACACCCTGTGCGACCCACTGAACGTCGAAGCGATGAAGCCGCTGACCGTTGACGAACCTACCGTTTCGATGACCTTTCAGGTTAACGACTCGCCGTTCTGCGGCCGCGAAGGCAAGTTCGTGACCAGCCGTAACATCAAGGAACGCCTGGACAAGGAACTGCTCTACAACGTTGCCCTGCGCGTTGAAGAAGGCGACTCGGCCGACAAGTTCAAAGTGTCTGGCCGTGGTGAGCTGCACCTCTCGGTACTGATCGAAACCATGCGTCGCGAAGGCTTCGAAATGGGTGTAGGTCGTCCTGAAGTGATCATCCGCATGGTTGATGGCGTCAAGCACGAACCGTACGAAAACGTGACCATCGACCTGCCGGAAGAATCCCAGGGCGCGATCATGGAGCAAATGGGCCTGCGTAAAGGCGACCTGACCAACATGGTTCCGGATGGCAAGGGCCGTGTGCGCCTTGAGTACAACATCCCGGCCCGTGGCCTGATCGGTTTCCGTAACGAATTCCTGACCCTGACCTCCGGCGGCGGCATCCTGACTTCGATCTTCGATCGTTACGACGTGATGAAGTCCGGCGACATGTCCGGCCGTCAGAACGGCGTGCTGGTATCGGTTGCGACCGGCAAGGCACTGACCTATTCGTTGGAAACCCTGCAAGCGCGCGGCAAGCTGTTCGTCGAGCACGGCCAGGATATCTACGAAGGTCAAATCGTCGGCCTCAACAGCCGCGACAACGACCTGGGCGTGAACCCGACCAAGGGCAAGAAGCTCGACAACATGCGTGCTTCGGGCAAAGACGAAACCATCGCACTGGTTCCGCCGGTCAAGTTCACCCTGGAGCAAGCTCTGGAGTTCGTACAAGAAGACGAACTCTGTGAAGTGACGCCGAAGTCGATTCGCCTGCGTAAGAAAATCCTTGGCGAAAGCGAGCGTACCCGCGCTGCCAAGAAAAGCGGTAACTGAGTTTCGACTTAGTTGACGGCTGAAAAAAACGCCCCCGGTCGCGAGACAGGGGGCGTTTTTTTATGTCTGGGTTTAACGGTGTAGCAAAGCGGCAATCGCGAGTGGATGCCAGGAAAGCTAGCGTCCGATCAAAATTTGTCCAGCGTCCGTGGATTACGCTCGCGTTCCACTTCCTTGGGCTTGTAGGCGCAGAAACCCGGCCGTGGTCCGACCCGCGGGTGATTGCGGCAGGTGTCCGGGCGTTTCTCGTAAATGGTGCACAGCCGGCTCTTGCGGTCCAGATACAGGCAATCGTTGTTACTCATGCGCTGGAGCGTGAAGATTTCCGACTTCTGGTTGTAGCGCTCGACGATCCCCTCCTTTTGCAGGCGCTTGGCGATGTTTTTCGGCGGGTCGCCCAGCTCGAACTCATCGACGATGCCGATGCGGATCAGGTCCTTGATCTTGACCTCTACCGGCAGCGTGCAGCAGCTCGACACGCAGGAACCGCACATCGGGGCGGAGTACTTGGCCCAGGTATCGAGTCGGTCGATCTCCGCGGCGGCGATCAGGTTGGGCTTCATCATCAAGGTTTACCAGCATGCATCAGGGCGCGCGATCATACCGGGACTGGTGAAATTTTGAACGACCATCCGCCGGTTTTTTTTCTGGTCCGACAAAACTCCCCGAGACCGGCACGGCCCCTGCATTGATGCCCTTAATTGGCATTTCTTTGGCGACGAATCTCCGACGCCTTGGAAAAACACCGAACCAGAGCCAGTACCGTCTGTCAGACCGACTAGGCTCAGACAATTCCATGCTCGTTCGAGGTCTCATCAATGACTCAAGAACCACTTGTTCGCGAAGCGGAGGTTGCCGCGTTTCGCGACGCCGTGTTGACCAAACTCACTTATGCCGTCGGCAAGGATCCCGATCATGCGTTTGATCACGATTGGTTCGAAGCCATAGCCCTTGCCGCCCGCGATCACATGGTCGAACACTGGATGGACCACACGCGGCAGATCTACCGCAAGGGCCAGAAGCGGGTCTATTACCTCTCCCTGGAATTTCTCATCGGTCGCCTGCTCTATGACAGCCTCAGCAACCTCGGCCTTCTGGACACCGCCCGCGAGGCGTTGACCGAGCTGGGCGTGGACCTGGAGCGCATCCGCCTGCTGGAGCCCGACGCGGCCTTGGGCAACGGTGGCCTCGGTCGCTTGGCGGCGTGCTTCATGGAAAGCATGTCGACCTTGGGCATTGCTGGCCATGGCTATGGCATCCGCTATGAGCACGGCCTGTTCCGCCAGGCGATTGTCGATGGCTGGCAGCAGGAGCAGACCGAGCACTGGCTGGATTTCGGCAACCCCTGGGAGTTCGAGCGGCCGGAGGTGGCCTACCCGATCGGCTTTGGCGGCAGCGTCGAGACCGTCACCGACGACGCCGGCAAGACCCGCCAGGTCTGGTCCCCGGCAGAAACCGTACGGGCCATCGCCTACGACACACCGGTAGTGGGCTGGCGCGGTGCCAGCGTCAATACCCTGCGCCTGTGGCGCGCCCGCGCTGTGGAAGACCTGCACCTGGAGCGCTTCAACGCTGGCGACCACCTCGGCGCAGTGGCCGAAGTGGCCCGGGCCGAGAGTATTTCCCGCGTGCTGTACCCGGCTGATAGCACCGAGGCTGGCCAGGAGTTGCGCCTGCGTCAGGAGTATTTTTTCGTCGCCGCTTCGTTGCAGGATTTGCTGCGCCGTCATCGCAACATGCACACCTCGGTACTGACCCTGGGCGATCACGCCGCCATCCAACTCAACGACACCCACCCATCGATTGCCGTGGCCGAGTTGATGCGCCAGTTGGTAGACGTCTACGACGTGGCATGGGACGCTGCCTGGCAGGTCACCCAGGACACGCTGTCCTACACCAACCACACACTGCTGCCTGAAGCCCTGGAAACCTGGCCCGTGGGTCTGATGGAGCGCATGTTGCCGCGGCACATGCAGATCATCTACCTGATTAACGCCCAGCACATCGATTCGCTGCGGGCCAAGGGCGTGCACGACTTCGACGTGCTGCGTTCGGTGTCGCTGATCGAGGAAGACAACGGCCGTCGGGTGCGCATGGGTAACCTCGCGTTCCTGGGTTCCCACAGCGTCAACGGCGTATCCGCACTGCACACGCAATTGATGCGCAGCACTGTGTTCTCCGAGATGCACAAGCTTTACCCGGACCGGATCAACAACAAGACCAACGGCATCACCTTCCGCCGCTGGCTGTTCCAAGCCAACGCCGAATTGACCTCGATGATGGTCGACGCCCTCGGCCCGAGCGTGCTCGACAACCCCGAGGAGCGCCTGATCGAGCTGGAACCGTTCGCTGACAAGCCGGCGTTCCGCAAGCAGTTCGCCGAACAGCGCCTGCACAGCAAGAAGGCCTTGGCCTACCTGATCCACGAGCGGCTGGGCATCGCCGTCAACCCGGCGGCGATGTTCGACGTGCAGGTCAAGCGGATCCACGAATACAAGCGCCAATTGCTCAACCTGATGCACACCGTGGCGCTGTACCAGGCGATCCGCGCCGAGCCGGAAGTGGACTGGGTACCACGGGTGAAGATCTTCGCCGGCAAGGCCGCCGCCAGTTATCACCAGGCCAAGCTGATCATCAAACTGACCAACGACATCGCCCGCGTGGTCAACAACGACCCGACCGTGCGCGGCCTGCTCAAGGTGGTGTTCCTGCCTAACTACAACGTCAGCCTGGCCGAGAGCATCATCCCGGCGGCTGACCTGTCGGAGCAGATTTCCACCGCCGGTTTCGAGGCGTCGGGTACCAGCAACATGAAGTTCGGCCTCAACGGCGCGTTGACCATCGGCACCATGGACGGCGCCAACGTGGAAATGCACGAGCGGGTCGGTGGCGAGCACATGTTCATATTCGGCCTGACCGCCGAGCAGGTGGAAGCGCGCAAGCGCAACGGTGAATTCAGCGCCGCGCCGGACGTCGCCGCGTCCCACAGGCTCAACGACGTGCTGCAGGCGATTCGTGGCGGCGTGTTCTCGCCGGACGATCCGATGCGCTACACCGGGCTGGTGGACTCGCTGGTGGATTATGACCGCTTCCTGGTCTGCGCCGATTTCGACGCGTATTGGAACGCCCAGGCCAAGGTCGAGGAGCGTTGGCACGACTCCAAGCAGTGGTGGCGTTCGGCGGTGCTCAACACCGCGCGCATGGGCTGGTTCTCCTCCGACCGGACCATTCGCGAATACGCCACCGACATCTGGAAGGCCCTGGACTGATCTGTTGCAAGAAATGTGAGCGAAGCCCAGCGGTCGTTGGGCTTCGTCGATATACTAGGCGCCAGTTTCGCCGGGCTTGATGGTCGCCGGGCCCAGCACTGGGAATACCGACAATCCGACAGGGTTTGGACGGTTTCGCCAGGCTGGCCCGGGCACCGCATCATCCCGGTCATGCCCGCAACGGGTGGCTTAGGGATATCGACCATATGCAATGGATTTTGACGCTGTTGGGCCTGGCCCTTGGCTGGGTGGTGGATGAGTCGTTCGCCGATGCGCTGGTCGGGGCGTTGGTGGGGCTCGGCGTCGCCCAGGCGTATCGATTGGGACGACTGGGTATCCAGGTCGCCAAGCAACAGCTCTTGTTGCAAGACGCCCAGCAGAGCGTGCTCACATTGGAAGCGCGTCTGGCGGCCCTCGAAAGCGGCACCGTTGTCGCGCCGAGTGATCCGACTCCGGCGCCCGAATCTGTAGTGCCCCAGGCCGCAAGGCCCGAAGCCCGCACCGGGCCGGAGCTCGTCTGGGATCTGCCACCCGAGCTCGAACCCGTCTCCGTCATGGCCACCCAGGCCAGCCAGCCGTTGCCGGATGAAATCTGGAGCCCTGCGCCAGCAGTCTCCAGCCGGCGCGCTGACCGCGACTTTGAGCCTCTCCCTATGGAGCCGAGGGTTGCGGAACCGGCAGCCCCTCGTGGCCCGAATCTGTTCGACCGTGCCTGGACCGGCGCGCGCAACTGGCTGTTCGGCGGCAACACCGTGCTGCGAGTGGGTGTGGTGTTGCTGTTCCTTGGCCTGGCCTTTTTGCTGCGCTACGCCACCGAAGGCATGATCGTGCCGATCGAGGTGCGTTACGCCGGCGTCGCGGCCAGCGCCTTGGGCCTGCTGGGCCTGGGCTGGTGGTTGCGCCAACGCAACAGCAACTATGCGCTGATGTTGCAGGGCACGGGGATTGCGGTGCTGTACCTGACCGTATTTGCTGCCATGCGCTTGCATCCGTTGCTCGACTCCAAGGCTGCCTTGGGCCTGCTGGTGGCGGTCACGGTGTTTTCGGCGATCCTGGCCGTTACCCAAAACGCCCTGGGTTTGGCCGCGGCCGCGGCATTGGGCGGGTTCGCCGCGCCGATCCTGACGTCCACCGGCAGCGGTAACCATGTCGCGCTGTTCAGCTATTTCATTTTGCTCAATACCGGGATCTTCGCCATTGCCTGGTTCAAGGCCTGGCGCCTGCTCAACCTGATTGGCTTCGTTGGCACCTTCGGCATCGGTTTTGCCTGGGGCCTGCGTTCCTATGCGCCGGAACTGTTGT carries:
- the typA gene encoding translational GTPase TypA; the encoded protein is MIENLRNIAIIAHVDHGKTTLVDKLLRQSGTLERNELNDERVMDSNDQEKERGITILAKNTAINWNGYHINIVDTPGHADFGGEVERVMSMVDSVLLLVDAQDGPMPQTRFVTKKAFEAGLRPIVVINKVDRPGARPDWVLDQIFDLFDNLGATEEQLDFKVVYASALNGIAGLDHTAMAEDMTPLYQSIVDDVPAPKVDRDGPFQMQISALDYNSFLGVIGVGRIARGRIKPNTPVVAIDADGKRRNGRILKLMGHHGLHRIDVEEAAAGDIVCISGFDQLFISDTLCDPLNVEAMKPLTVDEPTVSMTFQVNDSPFCGREGKFVTSRNIKERLDKELLYNVALRVEEGDSADKFKVSGRGELHLSVLIETMRREGFEMGVGRPEVIIRMVDGVKHEPYENVTIDLPEESQGAIMEQMGLRKGDLTNMVPDGKGRVRLEYNIPARGLIGFRNEFLTLTSGGGILTSIFDRYDVMKSGDMSGRQNGVLVSVATGKALTYSLETLQARGKLFVEHGQDIYEGQIVGLNSRDNDLGVNPTKGKKLDNMRASGKDETIALVPPVKFTLEQALEFVQEDELCEVTPKSIRLRKKILGESERTRAAKKSGN
- a CDS encoding YkgJ family cysteine cluster protein yields the protein MMKPNLIAAAEIDRLDTWAKYSAPMCGSCVSSCCTLPVEVKIKDLIRIGIVDEFELGDPPKNIAKRLQKEGIVERYNQKSEIFTLQRMSNNDCLYLDRKSRLCTIYEKRPDTCRNHPRVGPRPGFCAYKPKEVERERNPRTLDKF
- a CDS encoding glycogen/starch/alpha-glucan phosphorylase; this translates as MTQEPLVREAEVAAFRDAVLTKLTYAVGKDPDHAFDHDWFEAIALAARDHMVEHWMDHTRQIYRKGQKRVYYLSLEFLIGRLLYDSLSNLGLLDTAREALTELGVDLERIRLLEPDAALGNGGLGRLAACFMESMSTLGIAGHGYGIRYEHGLFRQAIVDGWQQEQTEHWLDFGNPWEFERPEVAYPIGFGGSVETVTDDAGKTRQVWSPAETVRAIAYDTPVVGWRGASVNTLRLWRARAVEDLHLERFNAGDHLGAVAEVARAESISRVLYPADSTEAGQELRLRQEYFFVAASLQDLLRRHRNMHTSVLTLGDHAAIQLNDTHPSIAVAELMRQLVDVYDVAWDAAWQVTQDTLSYTNHTLLPEALETWPVGLMERMLPRHMQIIYLINAQHIDSLRAKGVHDFDVLRSVSLIEEDNGRRVRMGNLAFLGSHSVNGVSALHTQLMRSTVFSEMHKLYPDRINNKTNGITFRRWLFQANAELTSMMVDALGPSVLDNPEERLIELEPFADKPAFRKQFAEQRLHSKKALAYLIHERLGIAVNPAAMFDVQVKRIHEYKRQLLNLMHTVALYQAIRAEPEVDWVPRVKIFAGKAAASYHQAKLIIKLTNDIARVVNNDPTVRGLLKVVFLPNYNVSLAESIIPAADLSEQISTAGFEASGTSNMKFGLNGALTIGTMDGANVEMHERVGGEHMFIFGLTAEQVEARKRNGEFSAAPDVAASHRLNDVLQAIRGGVFSPDDPMRYTGLVDSLVDYDRFLVCADFDAYWNAQAKVEERWHDSKQWWRSAVLNTARMGWFSSDRTIREYATDIWKALD